From Nymphalis io chromosome 12, ilAglIoxx1.1, whole genome shotgun sequence, a single genomic window includes:
- the LOC126772523 gene encoding uncharacterized protein LOC126772523 produces MAKVMYITFIFLCLYASSADSTLQTINGTIHVRIGTTAGCSDAARFIQNQVPQTYELYKKYLEIEFVPWGRTRRDAEGNLICQFGVNDCWANRVQRCVLSLLAGNTEVQIKYMLCEFSPPFPALRQRSLLCAQSVGLSVIEIDYCLSTTGDALDGPAELASAAAVEAIRFIPFIVFNNNINADQHAQAYRRLQSTICFALADDPTTEITHCKI; encoded by the coding sequence ATGGCGAaagttatgtatataacatttatatttctgtgtttATATGCTTCATCAGCTGACAGTACATTACAAACTATAAATGGCACAATTCATGTGAGGATTGGAACAACCGCAGGATGTTCTGACGCTGCTAGATTTATTCAGAACCAAGTACCTCAAACATATGAattatacaagaaatatttGGAGATCGAATTTGTGCCTTGGGGAAGAACTAGAAGAGATGCTGAAGGTAATCTCATTTGTCAATTCGGTGTAAATGATTGTTGGGCCAATCGTGTTCAAAGATGTGTTCTAAGCCTACTCGCTGGAAATACAGaggttcaaataaaatacatgttgtGTGAATTTTCTCCTCCATTCCCTGCATTGCGGCAGAGGAGTCTATTATGTGCACAGTCTGTTGGCTTGAGTGTGATTGAAATAGATTATTGCTTATCAACGACTGGAGACGCCCTGGATGGCCCAGCCGAACTTGCTTCAGCAGCGGCTGTAGAAGCAATTCGATTTATACCTTTCATCGTtttcaataataacattaatgctGACCAACATGCCCAGGCATATAGAAGACTACAGAGCACAATTTGCTTCGCTTTAGCAGATGATCCAACTACAGAAATAACGCACTGTAAAATTTAA